In Arthrobacter sp. UKPF54-2, the following are encoded in one genomic region:
- the cysD gene encoding sulfate adenylyltransferase subunit CysD encodes MQSGHPSSVAPCPARLSSLDTLESEAIHIIREVVAEFEKPALLFSGGKDSVVMLHLATKAFWPGKVPFPVLHVDTGHNFPEVIEFRDRTVERLGLKLVVGSVQEFIDSGELAERADGTRNPLQTVPLLDAIERNKFDAVFGGGRRDEDKARAKERILSLRDEFGQWDPRNQRPELWNLYNGRHTVGQHVRAFPISNWTELDVWRYIERENIELPGLYYAHEREVFARDGMWRAVGEVSRPRENEEVITKTVRYRTVGDMSCTGAVESAAATVHDVVIEVAASTITERGATRADDRISEAAMEDRKKDGYF; translated from the coding sequence CTGCAGTCGGGTCACCCGAGTTCTGTGGCTCCGTGCCCGGCCCGCCTTTCGTCTTTGGATACTTTGGAGTCTGAGGCGATTCATATCATCCGCGAGGTGGTTGCCGAGTTTGAGAAGCCGGCGCTGCTGTTTTCCGGCGGCAAGGATTCTGTGGTGATGCTGCACCTGGCTACCAAGGCGTTTTGGCCGGGGAAGGTGCCGTTTCCGGTGCTGCATGTGGACACCGGGCACAATTTTCCGGAGGTGATCGAGTTCCGCGACCGGACCGTGGAGCGGCTGGGGCTGAAGCTCGTCGTCGGGTCCGTGCAGGAGTTCATTGACTCCGGCGAACTGGCCGAGCGGGCCGACGGGACGCGTAACCCGCTGCAGACCGTGCCGCTGCTGGACGCGATCGAGCGCAACAAGTTCGACGCCGTCTTCGGCGGCGGCCGCCGGGACGAGGATAAGGCCCGGGCCAAGGAGCGGATTCTGAGCCTGCGCGACGAGTTCGGCCAGTGGGACCCGCGCAACCAGCGCCCCGAACTGTGGAACCTGTACAACGGCCGGCACACCGTGGGCCAGCACGTCCGCGCGTTCCCGATCAGCAACTGGACAGAGCTGGACGTCTGGCGCTACATCGAGAGGGAGAACATCGAGCTGCCGGGCCTCTACTACGCCCACGAGCGCGAGGTCTTTGCCCGCGACGGCATGTGGCGTGCCGTCGGCGAGGTCTCCCGGCCGCGCGAGAACGAAGAAGTCATCACCAAGACCGTCCGGTACCGGACCGTCGGCGACATGTCCTGCACCGGCGCCGTCGAATCGGCCGCCGCCACCGTGCACGACGTCGTGATCGAAGTTGCCGCCTCCACCATCACCGAACGTGGCGCCACCCGGGCGGATGACCGCATCTCCGAGGCCGCCATGGAAGACCGCAAAAAGGACGGCTATTTCTAA
- a CDS encoding phosphoadenylyl-sulfate reductase, with translation MTAALRSRDELMALAEAGAAELGWDAPAREVIAWVARNFDLPTVAVACSMADAVLPALVADQLPGVDVLFLETGYHFPETHATRNEVAANLRVNVVDVLPETTVEQQDRLLGKDLFARDPGQCCALRKVAPLRRTLAGYELWFTGVRRDEAPTRTNTPLVTWDEANGLVKVNPVAAWTFDELVQYSDDNLLPVNPLLSQGYPSIGCQPCTRKVAPGDDPRAGRWAGTDKTECGLHV, from the coding sequence ATGACGGCCGCCCTCCGTTCCCGCGACGAGCTCATGGCCCTCGCGGAGGCCGGCGCGGCCGAGCTCGGCTGGGACGCCCCGGCGCGCGAGGTCATCGCCTGGGTGGCGCGCAACTTCGACCTGCCCACCGTCGCCGTCGCCTGTTCCATGGCTGACGCCGTGCTGCCGGCGCTGGTCGCCGACCAGCTCCCCGGCGTCGACGTCCTGTTCCTAGAAACCGGCTACCACTTCCCGGAAACCCACGCCACGCGCAACGAGGTCGCCGCGAACCTGCGCGTCAACGTCGTCGACGTGCTGCCCGAGACCACCGTGGAGCAGCAGGACCGGCTGCTCGGCAAGGACCTCTTCGCCCGCGACCCCGGGCAGTGCTGCGCCCTGCGCAAGGTCGCCCCGCTGCGCCGCACCCTCGCCGGCTACGAGCTCTGGTTCACCGGCGTCCGCCGCGACGAAGCCCCCACCCGCACCAACACGCCGCTGGTCACCTGGGACGAGGCCAACGGCTTGGTCAAGGTCAACCCGGTCGCGGCCTGGACCTTCGATGAGCTGGTGCAGTACTCCGATGACAATCTCCTGCCCGTCAACCCGCTGCTTTCACAGGGCTACCCGTCCATAGGCTGCCAGCCCTGCACCCGCAAGGTCGCGCCCGGCGACGACCCCCGCGCCGGACGCTGGGCAGGAACCGACAAGACAGAATGCGGACTACACGTATGA
- a CDS encoding sirohydrochlorin chelatase, whose product MNSPILIACAHGTSSPRGAAEVNALRDGIAALRPGLDVREAYVDVQDPDLPAVVAGLPAGATAVVVPLLLSVGYHVKVDIARAVKSRPGTLAAAPLGPDPRLAALLDVRLREAGVTDNDAVILAAAGSSDPTAAENVEELAGQLRALRSNRIVAAYGASATPSVPEAVAMLREEAAGGAGAGLSAGAVDLGGRVVIASYLLAPGFFHDQLAKAGADLVTAPLLPSPVLAEIALARYDAAVAGNGYDEMLP is encoded by the coding sequence ATGAATAGCCCCATCCTGATCGCCTGCGCCCACGGCACCTCCAGCCCCCGGGGCGCGGCGGAGGTCAACGCCCTGCGGGACGGAATCGCCGCGCTGCGGCCCGGGCTCGATGTCCGGGAGGCCTACGTCGACGTGCAGGACCCTGACCTGCCCGCCGTCGTGGCGGGGCTCCCGGCCGGGGCCACCGCCGTCGTCGTCCCGCTGCTGCTGAGCGTGGGCTACCACGTCAAGGTGGACATCGCCCGGGCCGTGAAGAGCCGGCCGGGCACCCTCGCCGCGGCGCCGCTCGGCCCGGATCCGCGGCTCGCGGCCTTGCTGGACGTCCGGCTGCGCGAGGCCGGCGTGACCGACAACGACGCCGTGATCCTCGCCGCCGCTGGCTCCTCCGACCCCACCGCAGCGGAGAACGTGGAGGAACTCGCCGGGCAGCTGAGGGCCCTCCGCTCCAACCGGATTGTGGCCGCCTACGGCGCCTCGGCGACACCCTCGGTGCCCGAAGCGGTGGCCATGCTGCGGGAGGAGGCCGCGGGAGGCGCCGGCGCGGGCCTCTCAGCCGGGGCGGTGGATCTGGGCGGACGGGTGGTCATCGCCTCCTATTTGCTGGCCCCGGGCTTCTTCCACGACCAGCTCGCCAAGGCCGGCGCGGACCTGGTCACCGCGCCCCTGCTGCCGTCCCCGGTGCTCGCCGAGATCGCGCTGGCGCGGTACGACGCGGCGGTCGCCGGCAACGGTTATGACGAAATGTTGCCCTAG
- a CDS encoding trimeric intracellular cation channel family protein, which yields MTFSFSLVMVWLDLAGVFFFAVSGSLLAARKQFDIVGSLLLASVVSLGGGVIRDIIINAGPPAAFTNPAYLAPPLLATVLVYFLFSSVQRFTSLLVLFDAGGLALFCITGSLKALAAGMHPVAAVLLGVTTAVGGGLLRDITANEVPQLFDPKDIYALPAFAGAAMTVTLSVAGVFTALTASAVAAVVFAFRVTAWRRHWYAPLAVRGWHRLGLDTAERGLKD from the coding sequence ATGACTTTCTCCTTTAGCCTCGTGATGGTCTGGCTGGACCTGGCGGGCGTCTTCTTCTTCGCCGTCTCCGGTTCGCTGCTTGCGGCGCGCAAGCAGTTCGACATTGTCGGTTCCCTCCTGCTGGCCTCGGTGGTGAGCCTAGGCGGCGGCGTCATCCGCGACATCATCATCAATGCGGGCCCGCCGGCGGCCTTCACCAACCCGGCCTACCTCGCTCCCCCGCTGCTGGCCACGGTCCTGGTGTATTTCCTGTTCTCCAGCGTCCAGCGCTTCACCTCCCTGCTGGTGCTGTTCGACGCCGGCGGCCTGGCCCTGTTCTGCATCACGGGGAGCCTGAAGGCCCTCGCCGCGGGCATGCACCCGGTAGCCGCGGTGCTGCTGGGGGTCACGACGGCGGTGGGCGGCGGGCTGCTGCGGGACATCACCGCCAACGAAGTGCCGCAGCTGTTTGACCCCAAGGACATCTACGCCCTGCCGGCGTTCGCCGGGGCCGCGATGACCGTGACGCTGTCCGTCGCCGGGGTGTTCACGGCGCTGACGGCCAGCGCCGTGGCCGCCGTCGTTTTCGCCTTCCGCGTCACGGCCTGGCGCCGCCACTGGTACGCCCCGCTGGCGGTCCGGGGCTGGCACCGGCTGGGCCTGGACACGGCCGAACGCGGCCTTAAGGATTAG
- a CDS encoding geranylgeranyl reductase family protein, with protein MKVLIVGAGPAGSTAAFYLAQAGIDVTVLEKTSFPREKVCGDGLTPRAVREIQKLGLPHPEADGWRRNKGLRLIAGGRTIELPWPEVSDFPQYGLIRTRLGFDEELARHAQSAGAVVLERHSVTEALRAEDGRVTGVRAALLDDTGRKTGETRDFPADVVLAADGNSTRTAVSLGIQKRDDRPLGVAVRTYFTSPRHDDDWMEGWLELPGREGRLLPGYGWVFGVGDGTSNVGLGILNSSKEFGKLDYKQVLREWTAGMPADWGFTPENQVGEIRGAALPMGFNRTPHYAPGLLLLGDAGGMVSPFNGEGISYAMESARFAAEFIIDTAARSASAGWGVSDADARLAGYADFVRDQWGSHFTLGRAFAAVIGKPAVMKLALRTGMPIPVLMKFVVRLLANLTDPSAKGIEDRMIRVLEALVPATSNTRPVPDSTPRFPQQKVRVNP; from the coding sequence GTGAAAGTACTGATCGTCGGGGCGGGGCCGGCCGGATCCACCGCCGCGTTCTACCTTGCCCAGGCCGGTATCGACGTCACGGTGCTGGAAAAGACCAGCTTCCCGCGCGAGAAGGTCTGCGGCGACGGCCTCACCCCGCGCGCCGTCCGGGAGATCCAGAAGCTGGGCCTGCCGCACCCGGAGGCCGACGGCTGGCGGCGGAACAAGGGCCTGCGCCTGATTGCCGGCGGCCGCACCATTGAACTGCCCTGGCCAGAGGTCTCCGACTTCCCGCAATACGGCCTGATCCGCACCCGCCTCGGCTTCGACGAGGAGCTCGCCCGGCACGCCCAGTCCGCGGGCGCCGTCGTGCTGGAACGCCACAGCGTCACCGAGGCGCTGCGCGCCGAGGACGGCCGCGTCACCGGCGTCCGCGCCGCACTGCTGGACGACACCGGCCGCAAGACCGGCGAAACGCGGGACTTTCCCGCCGACGTCGTCCTCGCCGCCGACGGGAACTCCACCCGCACCGCCGTCTCACTGGGCATCCAGAAGCGCGACGACCGTCCCCTCGGGGTGGCCGTGCGCACCTACTTCACCAGCCCGCGGCACGACGACGACTGGATGGAAGGCTGGCTGGAGCTTCCCGGCCGCGAGGGCAGGCTGCTGCCCGGCTACGGCTGGGTGTTCGGCGTCGGCGACGGCACCTCCAACGTGGGCCTGGGCATCCTGAACTCCTCCAAGGAATTCGGCAAGCTGGACTACAAGCAGGTCCTGCGCGAATGGACCGCCGGCATGCCCGCGGACTGGGGCTTCACCCCGGAAAACCAGGTGGGCGAAATCCGCGGCGCCGCGCTGCCCATGGGCTTCAACCGCACCCCGCATTACGCGCCGGGCCTGCTGCTGCTCGGCGACGCCGGCGGGATGGTCTCCCCGTTCAACGGCGAGGGCATCTCCTACGCGATGGAGTCCGCCCGCTTCGCGGCCGAGTTCATCATCGACACCGCGGCGCGGTCCGCGTCCGCCGGCTGGGGTGTTTCCGACGCCGATGCCCGGCTCGCGGGGTACGCGGACTTCGTCCGGGACCAGTGGGGCTCGCACTTCACCCTGGGCCGCGCCTTCGCCGCCGTGATCGGCAAGCCGGCCGTGATGAAACTGGCGCTCCGGACGGGCATGCCCATCCCGGTGCTGATGAAATTTGTGGTCCGGCTGCTGGCCAACCTGACCGACCCCTCGGCCAAGGGCATCGAGGACCGGATGATCCGCGTCCTGGAAGCCCTGGTCCCGGCCACGTCCAATACCCGGCCCGTTCCAGACTCGACCCCGCGGTTTCCGCAACAAAAAGTTAGGGTTAACCCGTGA
- a CDS encoding demethylmenaquinone methyltransferase, with product MNRASLDKRPDEVATMFDDVAPKYDVVNDVLSMGQTRRWRRIVVEAMDVKPGQRVLDLAAGTGTSSEPYADAGIDVVACDFSLGMLKVGKRRRPDINFVAGDATRLPFADNTFDASTISFGLRNVNEPKKALAEMLRVTKPGGRLVIAEFSQPVVPLWRTMYTEYLMRALPAIAVKVSSNPDAYVYLAESIRAWPDQDHLAAWLQEAGWESVTYRNLSGGIVAVHRAQKPAGADPAAGAKALANHTGPVAKLRRNITRPER from the coding sequence GTGAACCGAGCATCCTTGGATAAGCGTCCGGACGAAGTAGCCACGATGTTTGACGACGTCGCCCCCAAATACGACGTCGTCAACGATGTCCTGTCGATGGGGCAGACGCGCCGTTGGCGGCGGATCGTGGTCGAAGCCATGGACGTAAAGCCCGGCCAGCGCGTTCTGGACCTCGCCGCGGGAACCGGCACCTCCAGCGAACCGTACGCCGACGCCGGGATCGATGTCGTGGCCTGCGATTTCTCCCTTGGCATGCTCAAAGTCGGCAAGCGGCGCCGCCCGGACATCAACTTCGTCGCCGGTGACGCGACCCGCCTGCCCTTCGCGGACAACACCTTCGACGCCAGCACCATCTCCTTCGGCCTGCGCAACGTCAACGAGCCCAAGAAGGCCCTCGCCGAGATGCTCCGGGTCACCAAGCCCGGCGGCCGGCTGGTGATCGCCGAGTTCTCCCAGCCGGTGGTGCCGCTCTGGCGCACCATGTACACCGAATACCTGATGCGTGCCCTGCCGGCGATCGCCGTCAAGGTCTCCTCCAACCCGGACGCCTACGTGTACCTCGCCGAGTCCATCCGCGCCTGGCCGGACCAGGACCACCTCGCCGCCTGGCTGCAGGAGGCCGGCTGGGAGTCCGTCACGTACCGGAACCTCAGTGGCGGCATCGTCGCCGTACACCGCGCCCAGAAGCCGGCCGGTGCCGACCCTGCCGCGGGCGCCAAGGCACTGGCGAACCACACCGGGCCCGTGGCCAAGTTGCGGCGCAACATCACCCGGCCCGAGCGTTAG
- a CDS encoding polyprenyl synthetase family protein, which produces MTNSADQSWTHAGHGLPSAEPDLNTTAIATGLQLPAGFAAIAGDPELGPAITTNLARVEKKLREAIANSDPLADATSRHLVEAGGKRIRPLLTLLCAHLGDASLPAVVQAAVVVELTHLATLYHDDVMDSAPFRRGAPTAHEVWGNSVAVLTGDLIFARASILVSELGSRALGIQARTFERLCLGQLHETVGPRPDEDPVEHYLSVIADKTGSLVAASGQLGAIFANADPAYENLLVEYGEKVGVAFQLADDVIDVTGVKVKSGKSPGTDLREGVPTLPVLLLRKAAEDGDGSAVELLTLIDGDLSSDEALAAAVAGLREHPVTAESWVVARAWADEAIAALAPLPEGVVKDSLTSFAHAVVDRSS; this is translated from the coding sequence GTGACCAACTCTGCAGACCAAAGCTGGACGCACGCCGGGCACGGCCTGCCGAGCGCTGAACCGGACCTGAACACCACCGCCATCGCCACCGGGCTCCAGCTGCCGGCCGGCTTCGCGGCGATCGCGGGGGACCCGGAACTCGGCCCGGCCATCACCACCAACCTGGCCCGTGTGGAGAAGAAGCTGCGCGAGGCCATCGCCAACTCGGATCCGCTGGCCGATGCGACGTCGCGCCACCTGGTGGAAGCCGGCGGCAAGCGCATCCGGCCCCTGCTGACCCTGCTCTGCGCCCACCTTGGCGACGCCTCGCTGCCGGCGGTCGTGCAGGCCGCCGTCGTCGTCGAACTGACGCACCTGGCCACGCTGTACCACGACGACGTGATGGACTCCGCCCCGTTCCGCCGCGGCGCCCCCACCGCGCACGAGGTCTGGGGCAACTCCGTAGCCGTCCTGACCGGGGACCTCATCTTCGCCCGCGCGTCCATCCTGGTCTCCGAACTCGGGTCCCGGGCGCTCGGCATCCAGGCCCGCACCTTCGAGCGGCTCTGCCTCGGCCAGCTGCACGAGACCGTGGGCCCGCGCCCGGACGAGGATCCGGTGGAGCACTACCTGTCCGTGATTGCGGACAAGACCGGCTCGTTGGTGGCCGCTTCCGGGCAGCTCGGCGCGATCTTCGCCAACGCCGATCCGGCCTACGAGAACCTGCTAGTGGAGTACGGCGAGAAGGTGGGCGTCGCCTTCCAGCTCGCGGACGACGTCATTGACGTCACCGGCGTGAAGGTTAAGTCCGGCAAGTCCCCGGGGACCGATCTGCGTGAAGGCGTGCCCACCCTGCCCGTGCTGCTGCTGCGAAAGGCGGCAGAGGACGGCGACGGTTCCGCAGTCGAGCTGCTGACACTGATCGACGGCGACCTCAGCTCGGACGAGGCCCTCGCTGCCGCCGTCGCCGGTCTGCGCGAACACCCGGTGACCGCGGAGTCCTGGGTCGTGGCGCGCGCCTGGGCCGATGAAGCCATTGCCGCCCTGGCGCCGCTGCCGGAGGGTGTGGTCAAGGATTCGCTGACCAGCTTCGCCCACGCCGTGGTGGACCGCAGCAGCTAG
- a CDS encoding nitrite/sulfite reductase, producing the protein MTETALAGASPDQAAAGRAKRPARPAAKPHGQWKVDGTAPLNANETWKQEDNGLNVRERIESVYSKHGFDSIDGTDLHGRFRWWGLYTQRKPGIDGGKTATLEPHELEDKYFMLRVRIDGGALTTEQLRVIGQISVDFARGSADLTDRQNIQLHWIRVEDVPEIWRRLEAVELSTTEACGDVPRVILGSPVAGIAKDEIIDPTPLITELAERFIGDPELANLPRKFKTAITGHPSQDVVHEINDVALVGLVHPELGAGYDLWVGGALSTNPMLGKRLGAFVRPDQAADVWLGVTSIFRDYGYRRMRTKARLKFLLADWGPVKFRQVLEDEYLGYQLADGPAAPKPSTPGDHIGVHEQKDGKFFIGATPLAGRLSGSQLVKLADTLEARGSRRLRTTPHQKIVVLDVPKDEVEPLVAELDALGLSARPSVFRRGTIACTGIEFCKLAIVETKGTAATAVAELERRLADLVESRQLPQALSLHINGCPNSCARIQTADIGLKGMMLPTPDGDPTPGFQVHLGGGLASESREEAGLGRTVRGLKITAEELPDYVERVVRKFVADHAEGQSFAEWAFAADEGDLQ; encoded by the coding sequence ATGACTGAAACAGCTCTAGCCGGAGCGTCCCCGGACCAGGCTGCCGCAGGCCGCGCCAAACGACCCGCCCGCCCCGCCGCCAAGCCGCACGGGCAGTGGAAGGTGGACGGAACCGCCCCGCTGAACGCCAACGAAACCTGGAAACAGGAAGACAACGGCCTGAACGTCCGCGAGCGCATCGAATCGGTCTACTCCAAGCACGGCTTTGACTCGATCGACGGCACCGACCTGCACGGCCGCTTCCGCTGGTGGGGCCTCTACACCCAGCGCAAGCCCGGAATCGACGGCGGAAAGACCGCCACGCTCGAGCCGCACGAGCTCGAGGACAAGTACTTCATGCTCCGCGTCCGGATCGACGGCGGCGCCCTCACCACCGAGCAGCTGCGCGTGATCGGCCAGATTTCCGTCGACTTCGCCCGCGGCTCGGCCGACCTCACCGACCGGCAGAACATCCAGCTGCACTGGATCCGGGTCGAGGACGTGCCGGAGATCTGGCGCCGCCTCGAAGCGGTGGAGCTCTCCACCACTGAAGCCTGCGGCGATGTGCCCCGCGTCATCCTCGGCTCCCCGGTCGCGGGGATCGCCAAGGACGAGATCATCGACCCCACGCCGCTGATCACCGAGCTCGCCGAACGGTTCATCGGCGACCCGGAACTGGCCAACCTGCCCCGCAAATTCAAGACCGCCATCACCGGCCACCCCAGCCAGGACGTGGTCCACGAGATCAACGACGTCGCCCTGGTGGGCCTGGTCCACCCCGAACTCGGCGCCGGCTACGACCTCTGGGTGGGCGGCGCACTCTCCACCAACCCGATGCTGGGCAAGCGCCTCGGCGCCTTCGTCCGCCCGGACCAGGCCGCCGACGTCTGGCTCGGCGTCACCAGCATCTTCCGCGACTACGGCTACCGGCGCATGCGCACCAAGGCCCGGCTGAAGTTCCTGCTGGCCGACTGGGGCCCGGTGAAGTTCCGCCAGGTCCTCGAGGACGAATACCTCGGCTACCAGCTCGCCGACGGCCCCGCCGCCCCCAAGCCGTCCACCCCAGGCGACCACATCGGTGTGCACGAGCAGAAGGACGGCAAGTTCTTCATCGGCGCCACCCCGCTGGCCGGACGCCTTTCCGGCAGCCAGCTCGTCAAGCTCGCGGACACCCTCGAAGCCCGCGGCTCGCGCCGGCTGCGGACCACCCCGCACCAAAAGATCGTGGTCCTGGACGTGCCCAAGGACGAGGTTGAGCCGCTCGTGGCCGAGCTCGACGCCCTGGGCCTGTCCGCCCGGCCGTCCGTGTTCCGCCGCGGGACCATCGCCTGCACCGGCATCGAATTCTGCAAACTCGCGATCGTGGAAACCAAGGGCACGGCCGCGACGGCGGTTGCTGAGCTGGAGCGCCGCCTCGCCGACCTCGTCGAGTCCCGCCAGCTCCCGCAGGCCTTGTCGCTGCACATCAACGGCTGCCCCAACTCCTGCGCCCGGATCCAGACAGCGGACATCGGCCTCAAGGGCATGATGCTTCCCACACCCGACGGCGATCCCACCCCGGGCTTCCAGGTCCACCTTGGCGGCGGGCTGGCGTCCGAGAGCCGCGAGGAGGCAGGCCTCGGCCGCACAGTCCGCGGCCTCAAAATCACGGCCGAAGAGCTGCCCGACTACGTGGAGCGGGTGGTGCGGAAATTCGTGGCGGACCATGCCGAGGGCCAGAGCTTCGCCGAATGGGCCTTCGCCGCCGATGAGGGGGACTTGCAATGA
- a CDS encoding sulfate adenylyltransferase subunit 1 → MSTTATLPEAAAESLGLSSASLFRFATAGSVDDGKSTLVGRLLHDSKAILADQLDAVARTSADRGFGGAGEAGGPDGKQRIDLALLTDGLRAEREQGITIDVAYRYFATDRRSFILADCPGHVQYTKNTVTGASTADAVVVLIDARKGVLEQTRRHLSVLQLLRVAHVIVAVNKIDLVDFSEDVFRGIEAEVQQVGRELGLGSDGIADLRVIPVSALDGDNVVDRSDRTPWYNGPALLEVLETLPAADELESHLESFRFPVQLVVRPQGALAPDAVAAGLDVAGYRDYRAYAGQITEGFVQVGDTVSVLTPGQAPRTTTVTGIDFAGRSLTEAVAPQSVALRLADEFDVARGDTIAATGTFTEPTADLYAALCWLSPKPLREGAKVLIKHGTRTVQALVRNVTGKLDLATFQLEPASGLELNDIGHAQLRLAAPLPLENYLHHRRTGAFLVIDPQDGNTLAAGLVKDHPGDHEDERYSL, encoded by the coding sequence ATGAGCACCACCGCAACCCTGCCCGAGGCCGCCGCTGAGAGCCTGGGCCTCTCGTCCGCCTCGCTGTTCCGCTTCGCAACCGCCGGATCGGTCGACGACGGAAAGTCCACTCTGGTGGGCCGGCTCCTGCACGACTCCAAGGCGATCCTGGCGGACCAGCTCGACGCCGTCGCCCGCACCTCCGCGGACCGCGGCTTCGGCGGCGCCGGTGAAGCTGGGGGCCCCGACGGGAAACAGCGGATCGACCTGGCCCTGCTGACTGACGGCCTGCGTGCAGAACGCGAGCAGGGCATCACCATCGACGTCGCCTACCGCTACTTCGCCACGGACCGCCGCAGCTTCATCCTCGCGGACTGCCCCGGGCACGTGCAGTACACCAAAAACACGGTGACCGGCGCGTCCACCGCGGACGCCGTCGTTGTGCTCATCGACGCCCGCAAGGGTGTCCTGGAGCAGACCCGACGGCACCTGTCCGTGCTGCAGCTGCTGCGCGTGGCGCACGTGATCGTCGCCGTGAACAAGATCGACCTCGTGGACTTCAGCGAGGACGTCTTCCGCGGGATCGAGGCCGAGGTGCAGCAAGTGGGCCGCGAACTGGGGCTGGGCAGTGACGGCATTGCCGACCTGCGGGTCATCCCGGTTTCCGCGCTCGACGGCGACAACGTGGTGGACCGCTCGGACCGCACACCCTGGTACAACGGCCCGGCCCTGCTCGAAGTTCTCGAGACGCTGCCGGCGGCAGACGAACTCGAAAGCCACCTGGAGAGCTTCCGTTTCCCGGTCCAGCTGGTGGTCCGGCCGCAGGGCGCACTGGCGCCCGACGCTGTCGCCGCCGGACTCGACGTCGCCGGCTACCGCGACTACCGGGCCTATGCCGGGCAGATCACCGAGGGCTTCGTGCAGGTGGGAGACACGGTCAGTGTCCTCACCCCAGGCCAGGCGCCGCGCACCACCACGGTGACCGGCATCGATTTCGCCGGGCGCTCGCTCACCGAGGCTGTGGCCCCGCAGTCGGTGGCACTGCGCCTCGCGGACGAGTTCGACGTCGCCCGCGGGGACACCATCGCGGCGACCGGGACGTTCACCGAGCCCACGGCAGACCTGTACGCCGCGCTGTGCTGGCTCTCGCCGAAACCGCTCCGCGAAGGCGCCAAGGTGCTCATCAAGCACGGCACCCGCACGGTCCAGGCGCTGGTCCGGAACGTGACCGGCAAGCTGGACCTCGCCACCTTCCAGCTGGAACCCGCGTCCGGGCTGGAACTCAACGACATCGGCCACGCGCAGCTGCGGCTCGCCGCCCCGCTGCCGCTGGAGAACTACCTGCACCACCGCCGGACCGGGGCCTTCCTGGTGATCGACCCGCAGGACGGCAACACCCTCGCCGCGGGCCTGGTCAAGGATCACCCCGGCGACCACGAGGACGAGCGCTACTCGCTCTAG
- a CDS encoding endonuclease domain-containing protein: MDLTTYLKCAGSVARTGTLLQAGFAERSIRSSIAAGELLRLRHGVVALQGAAPDLMGAVMANGVLSCVSATAHLGIWRLHEPSQLHLFCRHGSARGVVNHRNTVVPPEFPRPVAGLTDALLHALRCRPPLESVIMVESALLQGRTTLDYLRGHLPGNRNGAARAALELVDGSAGSAIEVVARLLFRSEGIFTQTQVDLPGIGIVDFLLEGFLIVEIDGSSHLEARQVTKDRGRNNASTLAGYTVLRYGYQDVVFNPQKIVAEVWQVLRGRVVR; this comes from the coding sequence ATGGATCTCACGACCTACCTGAAATGTGCCGGCTCGGTCGCACGGACCGGCACGCTGTTGCAGGCCGGGTTCGCGGAACGGAGTATCCGCAGCTCGATTGCCGCGGGTGAATTACTGCGCTTACGCCATGGGGTAGTTGCGTTGCAGGGTGCGGCGCCGGACCTAATGGGCGCGGTCATGGCCAACGGCGTGCTGTCTTGCGTCTCGGCGACCGCACACCTTGGGATCTGGAGACTCCACGAGCCCTCCCAGCTGCACCTGTTCTGCCGCCACGGTTCGGCGAGGGGTGTGGTCAACCACAGAAACACGGTGGTCCCGCCGGAGTTTCCGCGGCCCGTGGCCGGGCTGACCGATGCGCTGCTGCACGCTCTGCGATGCCGGCCTCCGCTGGAATCCGTCATTATGGTCGAAAGTGCACTGCTGCAGGGTCGAACCACACTGGACTATCTCCGAGGGCATCTTCCCGGCAACCGCAACGGCGCAGCGCGGGCGGCGCTGGAACTGGTGGACGGTTCGGCGGGATCCGCGATCGAAGTGGTCGCCAGGCTGCTGTTCCGAAGCGAAGGGATCTTCACGCAGACGCAGGTGGATCTCCCGGGGATCGGAATCGTGGACTTCCTGCTGGAGGGATTCCTCATCGTCGAAATTGACGGCAGCTCCCACTTGGAAGCGCGGCAGGTGACAAAGGACCGTGGGCGGAACAATGCAAGTACCTTGGCCGGGTACACAGTGCTGAGGTACGGGTATCAAGACGTCGTCTTTAACCCCCAGAAAATCGTCGCGGAGGTGTGGCAGGTGCTGCGCGGAAGGGTCGTCCGCTGA